Part of the Amycolatopsis sp. 195334CR genome is shown below.
CAGCTCCGGACCGCCGGGCAGCACGGTGACGTGGTTGCCGGTGGTCTCGGTGATCAGCCCGAGCATCTCCTCCACGCTCGGGGTCGCCCCGGCCGGCACCGACAGGACCTCGATGTTCTCCGCGCGGATGACCTCGGCCAGCCCTTCGCCGTGCACCACCGCGACCACCGTGCGGTCGAGCCCGCCGCCCGGTTCCAGCGGCGCGGGCGTGACCAGCGGCTCGACCCGGATCCGGCGCGGGCGGCCCGCGTCCAGCGCGGCTTCGATGGCCGCCCCGATGTCGGCGCAGTGCACGTGGACCGCGTGCGCCCCGGCGCCGTCGGCGGCCACCGTGACGCTGTCGCCGAGCCCGCTGAGCGCCTTGCGCAGCACCGGCAGCGCGGTCTCGTCGGCGCCTTCGAGCAGGAACATCACCTCCCACGCGTAGAGCGCGGGCTCCCCGTGGGAGTGCGCGACGAGCGGGTGGTGGTGGGCGTGCTCGTCCCCGGTGATCACGTCGAGCAGGGCGTCCAGCACGGCGACCACGCCGCGCCCACCCGCGTCGACCACCCCCGCGCGCGCGAGAACGGGCAGTTGCTGCGGGGTCTGCTCCAACGCCGCGGCGGCGGCCTCGGCGGCGACGCGCGCGACCTCCGCCAGTTCGTCGGCCGAGCCCGCGACCGCGCCGGCCACCGCGTGCAGCACGCTCAGCATGGTGCCCGCGACCGGGCGGGCGACCGCGCCGGTAGCCACCTCGTCGGCGTGCTGGAGCGCCTCGGCCAGCGCCGGGCCGTCGACCGGGCGGTCGGCCAGCGCCTCGGCGAGCCCGCGCAGCACCTGCGACAGGATGACCCCGGAGTTGCCCTTCGCGGCCGCGACCGCGCCCCTGGCCAGCGCCGCCAGCGCCGCGCCCGCGGTCGCCGGGGCGGCCTCGCCGTGCAGGGTGTGCCAGGCGCCGGAGATGGTGTGGTGCATGTTCGACCCGGTGTCGGAGTCCGCCACCGGGTACACGTTGATGCCGTTGATCTCCGGTCGCAGCGCGTCCAGGCTGTGCGCGCAGGCCGAGGCCCAGCGCCCGACCGCGGCGGCGTCCAACTCGCGCACCCGCTCCTCCTCCTGACCTGGTCCGGGCGAGGGTAGCGACCCCGTCCGGGGCCCCTCGGAACATACTGGTTACTATGGTCGAGTTGCCCGGC
Proteins encoded:
- a CDS encoding DAK2 domain-containing protein, giving the protein MRELDAAAVGRWASACAHSLDALRPEINGINVYPVADSDTGSNMHHTISGAWHTLHGEAAPATAGAALAALARGAVAAAKGNSGVILSQVLRGLAEALADRPVDGPALAEALQHADEVATGAVARPVAGTMLSVLHAVAGAVAGSADELAEVARVAAEAAAAALEQTPQQLPVLARAGVVDAGGRGVVAVLDALLDVITGDEHAHHHPLVAHSHGEPALYAWEVMFLLEGADETALPVLRKALSGLGDSVTVAADGAGAHAVHVHCADIGAAIEAALDAGRPRRIRVEPLVTPAPLEPGGGLDRTVVAVVHGEGLAEVIRAENIEVLSVPAGATPSVEEMLGLITETTGNHVTVLPGGPELTTAADTAAGHAMAGDRDVVVIPCASPVQVLAALAVHDPARRTNDDVVAMAEAAAATRRGEVLVAGGEALSVVGRAQAGDVLGLVDGEVVRIEPAPAAEANLLEAAITVLARLLGPGGELVTVLTGVGAPAGIEEVLTDWLRGEHPEVELVCYSGRQTDAVLLIGVE